One Alicyclobacillus acidoterrestris DNA window includes the following coding sequences:
- a CDS encoding YqeG family HAD IIIA-type phosphatase: MNRPLLLCTLGMGRVAVLSWSTAYMTSSWRYCVFETGGSSKLINGTGDVVSWLQSLMPNEYASSIYEIDLERLWNQGIRLILTDLDNTLVPWNHPDVPEDLATWLNKAHARGFHVCIVSNNSSGRVEEFAALSGLPAVGAAKKPKPVGFLEALQRFDMRAEQAVMVGDQLFTDVRGGNRLGIYTILVLPIESKEWWGTRIVRNVERMAMPLLRARGLKRPNSNSLRR, translated from the coding sequence ATGAATCGACCGCTCCTTTTGTGTACACTAGGCATGGGCCGTGTGGCTGTGCTATCATGGTCTACCGCGTACATGACATCGTCTTGGCGATATTGCGTGTTTGAAACAGGCGGTTCGAGCAAGCTGATAAATGGAACGGGTGATGTCGTGAGTTGGCTGCAGTCGTTAATGCCGAATGAATACGCTTCTTCAATTTATGAAATCGATTTGGAACGGTTGTGGAACCAAGGGATTCGCCTGATTTTGACGGATTTGGACAACACGCTGGTTCCCTGGAATCATCCGGACGTGCCGGAAGACCTCGCGACGTGGCTGAACAAGGCGCACGCACGGGGGTTCCACGTCTGTATCGTGTCCAACAATTCGAGTGGCCGTGTCGAGGAATTTGCCGCATTGTCCGGTTTGCCGGCGGTAGGGGCAGCGAAAAAACCAAAACCGGTTGGGTTCCTCGAGGCGCTGCAGCGGTTTGATATGCGGGCGGAACAGGCGGTCATGGTGGGGGATCAACTGTTTACCGATGTTCGAGGCGGCAATCGCCTGGGCATCTACACGATATTGGTGCTCCCGATTGAGAGCAAAGAGTGGTGGGGCACGCGAATTGTTCGCAATGTCGAGCGCATGGCGATGCCGCTGTTGCGCGCGCGCGGACTCAAGCGTCCCAATTCGAATTCACTCCGGAGGTGA
- a CDS encoding class I SAM-dependent DNA methyltransferase, whose product MTAYEQFASVYDIFMADAPYQPWLHLIESRWQIANFHVADVGCGTGTLTVPLAAKARTCVGVDASEAMLAQAQERAFDARVHVELLCQDVRALRLPRPVDLAVSTCDVVNYIPGTDLRQVFQAVHDALVPGGTFAFDIIGPTRLAALADGYWHQIEEDAVLLHETRVVGQTIEHEVHAFVQVDDGLYERVEEQHLQYFHSEADISAALRDCGFDVCEVLADFAHKQTDAADRLVFITRA is encoded by the coding sequence GTGACAGCTTACGAACAGTTCGCAAGTGTTTACGACATTTTTATGGCAGATGCGCCATATCAACCATGGCTTCACCTGATTGAATCGCGTTGGCAGATTGCAAACTTTCACGTGGCCGATGTGGGATGTGGCACGGGCACACTGACCGTGCCACTGGCGGCGAAGGCACGCACGTGTGTCGGTGTTGACGCGTCGGAAGCGATGTTGGCACAGGCGCAGGAGCGGGCGTTCGACGCACGTGTACACGTGGAGTTGCTCTGTCAGGATGTACGGGCTTTGCGGCTGCCGCGTCCAGTTGACCTTGCAGTTTCGACTTGTGATGTCGTGAATTACATTCCTGGGACCGATTTGCGCCAAGTGTTTCAGGCTGTGCATGACGCACTGGTGCCGGGTGGCACGTTTGCGTTTGACATCATCGGTCCTACTCGTTTGGCTGCATTGGCGGACGGTTATTGGCATCAAATTGAGGAAGACGCTGTGTTATTGCATGAGACGCGCGTGGTTGGGCAAACGATTGAACACGAAGTTCACGCGTTTGTGCAAGTCGATGACGGGTTGTATGAGCGCGTTGAAGAACAACATCTTCAATACTTTCATTCCGAAGCAGATATTTCGGCTGCGTTGCGAGACTGTGGATTCGACGTGTGCGAAGTACTTGCGGACTTCGCTCACAAACAGACGGATGCAGCAGATAGGCTCGTCTTTATCACGCGCGCGTAA
- the nadD gene encoding nicotinate (nicotinamide) nucleotide adenylyltransferase — MSEVAGVCYTVDSGTTFQRPGDLPDTSAKRVLLFGGTFDPPHIGHLAMAQLAWEQTGVDEVWFLPAPSPPHKAEIGDDTFSWRLRMVEALIDGRPGLRAVPIEMYLPRPSFSVDTVRACQTWYTETQFSFLLGTDSLAQLPTWHGAQELVKRIAFYVAGRSGYPFAAALATVQSDLADVRATPIEMPLLDVSSTWLRERLANGLDVFGLVPPRVLDVWNAGP; from the coding sequence ATGAGTGAGGTGGCAGGGGTGTGCTATACTGTGGACAGTGGAACCACTTTCCAGCGACCAGGAGATTTACCAGATACATCGGCTAAGCGCGTGCTGTTGTTTGGGGGGACGTTTGACCCTCCGCACATCGGCCACTTGGCGATGGCACAGCTTGCGTGGGAACAGACAGGTGTCGATGAAGTCTGGTTTTTGCCGGCACCGAGTCCACCACACAAGGCGGAGATTGGCGACGACACATTCTCCTGGCGCCTTCGCATGGTTGAGGCGCTGATTGACGGACGTCCGGGGCTGCGCGCCGTGCCGATTGAGATGTACCTGCCACGGCCTTCGTTTAGCGTAGACACCGTCCGAGCGTGTCAGACATGGTATACAGAGACGCAATTTTCCTTTTTGTTAGGTACGGATAGTCTGGCACAGTTGCCCACGTGGCATGGTGCACAGGAACTTGTGAAACGTATCGCATTCTATGTAGCAGGCCGTAGTGGTTACCCGTTTGCAGCCGCGCTTGCAACCGTCCAGTCCGATTTGGCGGACGTGCGGGCCACGCCGATAGAAATGCCGCTACTCGACGTGTCGTCCACGTGGCTTCGGGAACGCCTGGCAAATGGGCTTGATGTGTTTGGGTTAGTGCCGCCGCGGGTACTCGACGTGTGGAATGCCGGCCCGTAA
- the yqeK gene encoding bis(5'-nucleosyl)-tetraphosphatase (symmetrical) YqeK, producing the protein MDLSQLVNDVKNSLTPHRLRHVEGVVATAVELAKQVHIPEEQAEVAAWLHDIAREWPWEKLTEASQTIEVPAGFASIPMLLHGPIAAHLGKVQYGITDEQILDAVRYHTTGRPNMTTLDMVLFVADAIEPGRNYTGVDEIRAAAAHSLQSAVRLSIDNTIRFLVDAGKPLFPLTVLTRNELLKR; encoded by the coding sequence ATGGATTTGTCCCAGTTGGTCAACGATGTGAAAAACAGTCTTACCCCGCATCGGTTGCGGCACGTCGAAGGCGTTGTCGCGACGGCGGTGGAATTGGCAAAACAGGTTCACATTCCCGAGGAGCAGGCGGAGGTCGCCGCCTGGTTGCACGATATCGCGCGGGAGTGGCCGTGGGAGAAACTGACTGAAGCGTCACAGACAATTGAGGTGCCAGCAGGGTTCGCGAGTATCCCGATGCTGTTGCATGGACCGATTGCCGCCCACCTCGGCAAGGTTCAGTACGGTATTACAGACGAACAGATTTTAGATGCCGTCCGCTACCACACCACGGGTCGGCCAAACATGACGACGTTGGACATGGTTTTGTTTGTGGCAGATGCGATTGAGCCAGGGCGCAATTATACTGGCGTGGACGAGATTCGGGCAGCCGCAGCGCACAGTTTGCAATCGGCTGTGAGGCTCAGCATCGACAATACCATCCGCTTTTTGGTGGACGCGGGAAAACCGCTGTTTCCATTGACGGTCCTCACGCGGAATGAACTTTTAAAGCGTTAA
- the mntR gene encoding transcriptional regulator MntR, protein MEDYLEKIYELMNEKGYARVSDIASSLAVQPSSVTKMLQKLDENEYVSYEKYRGIVLTPRGKKMGKLMKERHAMLAEFLRMLGVAEETIQRDVEGIEHHVSPRTLESLQALVVFFHANPAALEAFMAFQATVSPSE, encoded by the coding sequence ATGGAAGATTATTTGGAGAAAATTTATGAACTGATGAACGAAAAGGGGTACGCGCGCGTTTCTGACATTGCGAGTTCTCTCGCGGTTCAACCTAGTTCGGTGACAAAGATGCTTCAGAAGTTAGACGAAAACGAGTATGTCAGTTACGAAAAATATCGGGGGATTGTGCTGACGCCGCGCGGCAAGAAAATGGGGAAACTCATGAAAGAACGCCACGCCATGCTCGCCGAGTTCCTGCGTATGCTCGGCGTGGCAGAAGAGACGATTCAACGCGACGTCGAGGGTATCGAACACCACGTCAGTCCACGTACGCTGGAATCGCTACAGGCACTGGTGGTCTTCTTTCACGCGAACCCAGCGGCACTCGAGGCCTTTATGGCGTTTCAGGCAACCGTTTCGCCCTCTGAATGA
- the rsfS gene encoding ribosome silencing factor codes for MQINEVERVAQAAANAAQDKKATDVVVMNVQTLTPMADFFVICSANSRPQVESVARAVRDELSELGVTCRGVEGMDEARWVLLDFGDIVVHVFRPEDREFYHIERLWGEADVYTVGESST; via the coding sequence ATGCAAATAAACGAAGTAGAGCGCGTTGCTCAGGCAGCTGCAAACGCAGCACAGGACAAAAAGGCGACGGATGTCGTCGTGATGAACGTGCAAACGTTGACGCCTATGGCAGATTTTTTTGTGATTTGCTCGGCGAATTCTCGACCACAAGTAGAATCTGTGGCACGGGCTGTACGCGATGAGCTGAGCGAGTTGGGCGTCACTTGCAGAGGCGTTGAGGGAATGGACGAAGCCCGCTGGGTGCTGCTCGACTTCGGTGACATCGTGGTACACGTGTTTCGACCAGAGGATAGAGAGTTTTACCACATTGAGCGCTTGTGGGGAGAAGCTGATGTCTACACAGTCGGCGAGTCGTCGACGTGA
- a CDS encoding crossover junction endodeoxyribonuclease RuvC, protein MTDTQQPYYILAIDPSLNRTGYCLARVTPQRHRNKVELVEISYIPNIQFGTGEEVWGRKLNHIESRLVQLRNTYRPVVVAKENLATRSHGQTEVLAPVHGIIRKVFESSCEIVGYSPTRIKKDASVSGNADKKQVEQSIAQYIQDKVIVQVDDDVDLTKFRSDDESDACAILLTYLLDKEIIGKLDKR, encoded by the coding sequence ATGACCGATACACAGCAACCTTATTACATATTAGCCATTGACCCATCACTTAATCGAACTGGATATTGTTTGGCGCGTGTAACTCCGCAGCGTCATCGCAATAAAGTTGAGTTAGTTGAGATTAGTTACATACCTAATATCCAATTTGGAACAGGCGAGGAAGTATGGGGAAGGAAACTCAACCACATCGAATCGCGCCTTGTCCAATTGAGAAATACATATCGACCGGTTGTAGTTGCAAAAGAAAATTTAGCGACTCGCTCACACGGTCAAACCGAAGTATTAGCACCTGTACACGGAATTATCCGCAAAGTTTTCGAGTCGTCATGTGAAATCGTTGGGTATAGTCCGACAAGGATTAAAAAGGACGCAAGTGTTAGTGGGAATGCCGACAAGAAACAAGTTGAACAATCAATCGCGCAATACATACAGGATAAGGTAATTGTCCAAGTGGATGACGATGTTGATTTGACAAAGTTTCGTTCGGACGATGAATCGGACGCGTGTGCAATATTGCTTACCTATTTATTGGACAAAGAGATTATCGGAAAGTTGGACAAACGGTGA
- a CDS encoding ComEA family DNA-binding protein: protein MGRSSNLWLVDADDAEVLSKVKRRTVGKWYWPFPAWLKVVLSLVLVVGFVAVGCFIGAGKSTAGAGSGAQSQTMRLGTSAKTSANSSTSSPATAGFSDSQVSEGFIQVDVHGDVARPGVVKIPPNSRVKDAIQAAGGFLHAADKTNVNAAALLWDGEELDVPVAAQTALRNAREPASEASSATDTATGANDNPDVASSEDVTGASSSPSSGQRIDLNTADAATLESLPGVGPKRAAAIVSYRSAHGLFHSVDDLLNVKGIGSKTLAEWAPSLYVDGQSETGQ from the coding sequence GTGGGAAGGTCATCCAATCTCTGGCTCGTTGATGCGGACGACGCCGAAGTGTTGAGCAAGGTCAAACGGCGGACTGTCGGGAAGTGGTACTGGCCGTTTCCCGCGTGGCTGAAGGTCGTCTTGTCACTGGTGTTGGTCGTGGGATTTGTCGCGGTCGGATGCTTCATCGGCGCTGGCAAATCGACCGCGGGTGCTGGAAGTGGCGCACAAAGCCAAACGATGCGACTTGGCACATCCGCCAAAACTTCCGCAAATTCTTCCACATCATCGCCTGCAACGGCTGGGTTCTCCGACAGCCAGGTGAGCGAGGGATTCATTCAGGTCGACGTCCACGGCGACGTCGCCCGGCCAGGGGTTGTCAAAATTCCGCCGAATTCGCGGGTGAAAGATGCGATTCAAGCGGCTGGGGGTTTCCTGCATGCAGCCGATAAAACGAATGTGAATGCGGCGGCACTCCTGTGGGACGGCGAGGAATTGGACGTTCCTGTAGCGGCACAGACAGCTTTGCGTAACGCCAGGGAACCCGCATCAGAAGCGTCATCCGCGACGGACACTGCGACGGGTGCAAACGACAATCCGGACGTTGCGTCGAGCGAAGATGTCACGGGTGCGTCGAGTTCCCCTTCGTCAGGTCAGAGAATTGATTTGAATACAGCCGATGCGGCGACGTTGGAATCCCTGCCCGGCGTGGGGCCGAAACGAGCGGCTGCAATCGTATCCTATCGCTCGGCGCACGGATTGTTTCACTCGGTCGACGATTTGCTCAATGTCAAAGGGATTGGTTCGAAAACGCTCGCCGAATGGGCGCCTAGCTTGTACGTGGACGGTCAGTCCGAGACCGGGCAGTGA
- the aroE gene encoding shikimate dehydrogenase yields MKLFGLLGYPVGHSASPAMMNAAFAADGETAVYVPFAVSPERIEEALAGLSALGAVGVNVTVPHKVVAFHWVKTHTEEARRIGAVNTIRFTEDGAIGHNTDVSGWWRSIGHHVPSASPSFAVIGAGGAAMAILAAIATHRPKADVTVIARRESQVAALARRFDTELSIQYAPWEKRNAVLAAANVIVQTTPIGMWPKVDQSPVTDAGVFQPGQIVQDIVYRPRETMFARLAKSRGAVVVDGADMLIYQGVDAYEWWLGHEAPVDVMFAAVDRHLAHEQLAHE; encoded by the coding sequence ATGAAGCTGTTTGGTCTCCTCGGTTACCCGGTCGGGCACTCGGCTTCGCCCGCGATGATGAATGCGGCGTTCGCGGCGGATGGAGAAACCGCCGTCTATGTGCCGTTCGCCGTCTCTCCAGAGCGGATTGAGGAAGCTCTGGCGGGGCTGTCCGCGCTTGGTGCTGTCGGCGTCAACGTCACGGTTCCGCACAAAGTTGTGGCGTTTCATTGGGTGAAGACCCACACCGAAGAAGCGCGGCGCATTGGCGCTGTGAATACGATTCGTTTCACGGAAGATGGCGCCATTGGGCACAATACGGATGTTTCCGGTTGGTGGAGATCGATTGGGCATCACGTCCCCAGCGCGTCTCCCAGTTTTGCCGTGATTGGTGCGGGCGGGGCAGCGATGGCCATCTTGGCGGCTATCGCGACACATCGGCCGAAAGCCGATGTGACGGTCATCGCGAGACGGGAATCACAGGTGGCGGCACTAGCACGTCGCTTTGATACGGAACTGAGCATTCAGTACGCACCGTGGGAGAAGCGAAACGCGGTTCTGGCGGCGGCAAACGTCATTGTGCAGACGACGCCGATTGGTATGTGGCCGAAGGTCGATCAGTCGCCGGTGACGGATGCGGGCGTCTTTCAGCCGGGGCAGATTGTGCAGGATATTGTGTATCGCCCGCGTGAAACGATGTTCGCCAGGTTGGCTAAGTCGCGCGGTGCGGTCGTGGTTGACGGAGCAGACATGCTTATCTACCAAGGTGTGGATGCCTACGAGTGGTGGTTAGGGCATGAAGCACCGGTGGACGTGATGTTTGCGGCTGTCGACCGACATCTCGCACACGAGCAACTGGCGCATGAGTGA
- a CDS encoding ComEC/Rec2 family competence protein yields MKHDARLVNMGAWLAVGALVISAHSFISRSHLQMLFEVAMGWSISAAALAVVIRRRFARVVLVYLCLLGVALAMGWLDSVDVAPRPTVAIGLPTVIRGTVTSAAVYASETIYQINVRHEGAGTGQRRCDYTVSWRPTSHAVQPLFVGEGVVLSGMFVEDDGQTAENTARAVDLLSPLYKFRGQLLSVQPARGALADLQWLSGALDRTVPSADGVFANVALSMVVGRAAAVPSDTQTLFLDAGVMHLLAASGANVVLVLRVSGLVWKGVVRVLRVQVKMLPILYQLAVVWGFVWLCGGAIPIVRAGVFASYTVLARACGRPVHPFTALSVSTLLFALWSPEEISTVSGILSTMAAFAIFQATQLLPRNSPHRRANGFWPHWLISLLHRALSHGWSLMLVSLLIDAYMIPLIWWLFGQLTPYGAAATVVVEPLLVLLLPLTLLWCGIVLLDQCLPLSRAFADVGHGVGMTDVGLVHFLCFALQKFVALPHSFDVMPQLPTWWMLAYYGLLLLCQRPTGIARALVRLIARMNAHQIV; encoded by the coding sequence GTGAAACACGACGCCCGATTGGTGAATATGGGCGCGTGGTTGGCAGTCGGTGCGCTCGTTATTTCCGCGCACAGCTTTATATCGCGCTCGCACCTTCAAATGCTGTTTGAGGTGGCAATGGGGTGGAGCATCTCTGCGGCCGCGTTGGCGGTTGTTATCCGGCGGCGCTTCGCGCGAGTGGTGTTGGTTTACCTTTGTCTGCTTGGTGTCGCGCTGGCAATGGGGTGGCTGGACAGTGTCGATGTGGCGCCGCGCCCTACTGTCGCAATCGGATTACCGACTGTCATCCGCGGCACGGTCACAAGTGCCGCGGTCTACGCGAGTGAGACGATTTATCAGATAAACGTGCGCCATGAGGGTGCGGGGACGGGACAAAGGCGATGTGACTACACAGTGTCGTGGCGTCCCACGAGCCACGCTGTTCAACCCCTCTTTGTGGGCGAAGGCGTGGTGCTATCCGGCATGTTTGTCGAAGATGATGGGCAAACGGCCGAAAACACTGCACGAGCGGTTGATTTATTGTCTCCGCTTTACAAGTTTCGAGGCCAATTGCTCAGCGTTCAGCCGGCCCGAGGCGCCCTCGCCGATTTGCAGTGGCTGTCGGGGGCGTTGGACAGGACGGTGCCAAGTGCAGACGGTGTGTTTGCAAACGTCGCTTTGTCCATGGTCGTCGGGCGGGCGGCTGCGGTGCCATCCGATACGCAGACGCTATTTCTCGACGCGGGGGTCATGCACCTGCTCGCGGCCAGTGGCGCCAATGTGGTTTTGGTATTGCGCGTCAGTGGATTGGTCTGGAAAGGCGTTGTGCGCGTGTTGCGGGTTCAGGTCAAGATGCTCCCCATTTTGTACCAACTCGCGGTTGTTTGGGGCTTTGTCTGGCTCTGTGGTGGGGCGATCCCCATTGTCCGAGCCGGCGTCTTTGCGTCGTATACAGTCCTTGCGCGAGCGTGCGGTCGTCCGGTGCACCCGTTTACGGCATTGTCGGTTTCAACGCTTCTGTTTGCGCTTTGGTCGCCAGAGGAAATCTCGACTGTCAGCGGAATCTTATCGACGATGGCAGCGTTTGCGATTTTTCAGGCGACACAGCTATTGCCACGCAATTCGCCGCACCGCCGTGCAAATGGGTTCTGGCCGCATTGGTTGATTTCTCTGCTGCATAGAGCGCTCTCGCATGGGTGGTCATTGATGCTCGTCAGTTTGTTGATTGACGCCTATATGATCCCGTTAATCTGGTGGCTATTTGGACAATTGACGCCGTATGGTGCCGCAGCAACGGTCGTCGTCGAGCCGTTGCTCGTCCTGCTTCTCCCGTTGACACTTTTGTGGTGTGGGATCGTTCTACTTGACCAGTGCCTTCCGTTATCTCGAGCCTTTGCCGACGTTGGGCACGGCGTCGGTATGACGGATGTGGGACTTGTTCATTTTTTGTGTTTCGCTTTGCAAAAATTTGTGGCGCTGCCACACAGTTTCGACGTCATGCCGCAGCTTCCGACTTGGTGGATGCTGGCCTATTACGGGTTACTCTTGCTGTGTCAGCGGCCGACGGGGATTGCACGCGCTCTAGTTCGTCTCATTGCTCGTATGAATGCGCATCAAATCGTGTAA
- the yqeH gene encoding ribosome biogenesis GTPase YqeH, whose protein sequence is MDEEVKAVVCVGCGSPLQSQDEQAPGFVPSSAMGKENVLCRRCFRIRNYGEFLPVQVSEREYQAQVAQIFDNPGLVLYVIDVFDLAGSLVPNLARFVMNSDVVVVVNKVDLLPKGVRFEALSDWILEQVRATHVEANEVLFVSAATGMGLDSLYRRVFDETDRPVYVVGMANTGKSTLLNAVAKQFDVPNDPYTVSRRPGTTLALSRFEVAGPNGPVTFVDTPGLIHGTRVIDKLCADCLKRAVPDARLRPRVYQLNPEQTLFLGGFARLDFESGVRQSIVLYISNQLPVHRTKLERAEAIWAEHRDDILQVPGPECQSSFTDLTPHPIQSTRRGQRVAQGTIAVSGRGRDIVIPGLGWITLSGEAFRGRLWLPTWLDVAVRPRLVGDLTRSKEGLYS, encoded by the coding sequence ATGGATGAAGAGGTAAAAGCGGTTGTCTGTGTCGGCTGTGGATCTCCATTGCAGTCACAAGACGAGCAAGCGCCGGGCTTTGTACCGTCTAGCGCGATGGGCAAGGAGAACGTGTTGTGCCGGCGCTGCTTTCGCATTCGCAACTACGGGGAATTTCTGCCCGTTCAAGTGAGTGAGCGCGAGTATCAGGCACAGGTCGCTCAAATTTTTGACAATCCGGGATTGGTTCTTTACGTCATCGACGTATTCGATCTCGCCGGCAGCCTCGTCCCGAACCTCGCCCGCTTTGTCATGAACAGCGACGTGGTGGTTGTGGTGAACAAGGTGGATTTGTTGCCGAAAGGCGTGCGCTTTGAGGCGCTATCCGACTGGATTCTCGAGCAGGTGCGAGCGACACACGTCGAGGCGAACGAGGTGCTGTTTGTCAGCGCCGCGACGGGGATGGGTTTGGATTCGTTGTATCGGCGCGTGTTCGACGAGACGGATAGGCCCGTTTATGTCGTCGGGATGGCGAATACGGGCAAGTCGACGTTGCTCAACGCGGTGGCCAAGCAGTTCGACGTGCCAAACGATCCCTATACGGTCTCGCGTCGACCGGGCACCACGTTGGCGTTGTCGCGCTTTGAAGTCGCAGGCCCGAACGGACCGGTGACGTTCGTCGATACGCCAGGGTTGATTCATGGCACGCGCGTGATCGATAAACTGTGCGCGGATTGCTTGAAGCGCGCCGTACCAGACGCTCGGCTGCGCCCTCGCGTGTATCAGTTAAACCCGGAGCAGACGTTGTTTCTCGGCGGATTCGCGCGGCTGGATTTCGAATCTGGCGTTCGCCAATCCATCGTTTTATACATAAGCAATCAGCTGCCGGTTCACCGCACGAAGTTGGAGCGCGCAGAGGCCATTTGGGCGGAGCATCGCGACGATATTCTACAGGTGCCGGGGCCTGAGTGCCAGTCGTCTTTCACCGATTTGACGCCGCATCCCATTCAATCGACGCGACGGGGTCAGCGCGTGGCGCAAGGGACCATCGCGGTATCCGGTCGCGGGCGCGATATCGTCATTCCTGGACTCGGGTGGATCACGCTCTCTGGCGAGGCGTTTCGCGGTCGGCTGTGGCTGCCGACTTGGTTGGATGTCGCCGTGCGGCCGAGGTTGGTCGGGGATTTGACGAGATCGAAGGAAGGGCTGTACTCATGA
- a CDS encoding recombinase family protein, producing MIAVYARVSTDEQAKNGYSLQDQIRECRIKAGSDDIKEYIDDGFSGEFLDRPGLSSLRQDVRDGLITKVVCLDPDRLSRKLVNSVIVADEIEKYAELVFVNGEYQNTPEGRLFYQMRGAVAEFEKAKINERMSRGRRQKARQGKVVKNPRVYGYDYDKENGKLVVNTREAEVVRWIFNVFTDPNSNIRGLNHIAAQLIEQGVPTKRGGIWHRQTVKQILKNRAYIGEVYQNRYNTEGRIRNKYVSDPSERVITTERPMDEWIRVECPAIIDVGQFDYAQKLLEKVRRETNGKTKRQYLLSGLCRCGDCGMRMHGRYAKRWDKWYKTYTDRQNSPGRNRGCGNWVRGETIEDKVWKHVIDYVTSKMNAESAPTVEQPSYEQSELARIDKELNRINTGRQKLLDLLMDDDIDDTDIRERLKKLQDQRQKLEERRNQLEQEMNNVKANDYVVDMWKQVWEMLKYVKPDEFEFDAKRNIIRSLVREIKIYNKGENVDIFMI from the coding sequence ATGATAGCTGTATACGCCAGGGTATCGACAGACGAACAAGCGAAGAACGGTTACAGCCTACAAGATCAGATTCGTGAATGTCGGATCAAGGCGGGTTCGGATGACATAAAAGAATACATTGATGACGGGTTCAGCGGCGAGTTTCTCGATCGCCCTGGACTTTCTTCTTTACGGCAAGATGTACGCGATGGACTAATAACAAAAGTTGTATGTCTCGACCCCGACCGGTTATCACGTAAATTGGTCAACTCTGTAATCGTAGCTGACGAGATTGAGAAATACGCCGAATTAGTATTTGTAAACGGTGAATATCAAAACACGCCAGAGGGTCGGCTATTTTATCAGATGCGCGGTGCGGTAGCTGAGTTTGAGAAAGCCAAAATTAACGAGCGTATGTCGCGTGGCCGTAGACAGAAAGCGCGTCAAGGTAAGGTTGTAAAAAACCCGCGAGTGTATGGATACGATTATGATAAAGAAAACGGGAAACTTGTCGTCAATACCCGTGAGGCTGAAGTTGTGCGATGGATATTCAACGTATTCACCGATCCAAACAGTAATATACGTGGACTAAACCATATTGCTGCACAACTCATTGAGCAAGGCGTACCGACGAAACGTGGAGGCATATGGCATCGCCAAACGGTTAAGCAGATTTTGAAAAACCGTGCCTACATTGGCGAGGTATACCAGAATCGATACAACACAGAAGGTCGTATACGAAATAAATATGTGTCCGACCCATCCGAACGTGTGATAACGACTGAACGCCCTATGGACGAATGGATTCGCGTGGAGTGCCCTGCGATCATAGATGTTGGGCAATTTGATTATGCACAAAAGTTGTTAGAGAAAGTTAGACGCGAAACTAATGGAAAGACAAAGCGCCAATATCTGCTTTCGGGCCTATGTCGATGTGGAGATTGCGGTATGCGTATGCATGGGCGATATGCTAAACGGTGGGACAAATGGTACAAGACGTATACAGATAGACAGAATTCGCCTGGTCGTAATCGTGGTTGCGGAAATTGGGTACGCGGCGAGACTATAGAGGATAAGGTCTGGAAACATGTTATTGATTATGTAACATCTAAAATGAATGCCGAATCAGCACCAACAGTCGAACAACCAAGTTACGAGCAAAGCGAACTGGCGCGTATTGATAAAGAGTTGAACCGGATAAACACGGGGAGACAAAAGTTGCTCGACCTGTTGATGGATGATGATATCGACGATACAGATATTCGCGAACGGTTGAAAAAGTTGCAGGATCAACGTCAAAAGTTGGAAGAACGACGCAACCAATTGGAACAGGAAATGAACAATGTGAAAGCAAACGATTATGTAGTCGATATGTGGAAACAAGTTTGGGAAATGTTGAAATATGTAAAGCCGGACGAATTCGAATTCGATGCCAAACGTAACATCATTCGCAGTCTGGTGCGCGAAATTAAAATATACAACAAAGGCGAAAACGTCGACATTTTTATGATATGA